Part of the Nicotiana sylvestris chromosome 2, ASM39365v2, whole genome shotgun sequence genome, TTTCCATTGGTGAGGTGACATGCCTCAAAGGTAAAAAAAATTaggaatttttataaaataatatagttTAAAACCTAGAAACTATAGTTTGACTAATTACTATTCGTAACTACTGTTCAATTGTTACTAGTTAGTATCACTTGTATTCAAACGCACAACGAATATATCATGTGTCAATCGCATTCATTCGTGCAAGGAATACAACCTACATCAACTATATTCGTTCATAAAATTATATTCATTTGCACAATGAATACAACCTGTATCAACTGTATCCAAGGCGAAATACAAGGTTGTATACAAAGGATACAACTTGTATTGATTGTATAAATGAGTTGTATACAAAATTACAAGAATACAAGTAAggtgaaatacaaaaaaaaaaaacagaaaaataaaatgccCTTCTTGAGAGTCGAACTCAAGACCTCTGCTAACTAAGCGCGTCCTCTAACCAACCGGGTTTATGAGAGTTTGTTGCTCTCTTGTTTCAGTTCAAAACAATTAATCTTTTATTTTATAGATTtgctataaaattcaaatatagctATGAATGGTTAATTCGCTGAAAGTATAGCTACAAATGATAAATACAGTGTAAATATTTGATGTGTCGTTCCATTCAAGTCTTCAAGGTCATTTGTGAACTTAACCCCTAAAAGTGGCTATTTGGTGACATTTCTACAAATATAACAACCAAATTTTagggaaacttacacaaatgttcaaaataagtctcaactaaccaacctctagccattaatcatagacttaccaaaactagccagacacatataaaaattaaaaaactaaataaataaggttctttctctcaaagaatcacatgcaaaaatctcCTTCCacatttttaagcgtgattagcaacattagatgcaagacaAAAAGGAATTTCATGGAttaggtagcaaataaggtgatgaaataccaAAAAAAGATACAATATTcaaaaaatctaagcaaaaaaagaactttttcaatgggtatagttgaaattcattgaaaacatatagataagccaatatacaaaatttgaggaagattggaggtgatttggactgcttttgtatcaaaattcgtaactaaatcgagttcaaaaaattcttttGCAACAcctgtatcaaacatgtatcacgcataTATCTCACACACAaatatacatggatatacatgtgatacacaattgatacaactatgatatatatgtgatacacaatatgatacacatatcatttttttcacgttcagtttttacttcgaatttttaacacctcaaaacttcaccaaatcatcccaaaactgagattcaagctccttaagatgtacccaatTTATTCTAATAATACTCACTTAAAAGAAAGCAAAAACTTGACTTTTTTTTGTTACAAATAGCTAAtcggctaatattagtaataattggctaatattagtaatattttatgaattgaccaatttttgtaatgagctacttataaatggacataggtGGTAGTTTCCCCAAATTGTATTACATTGGGCCAAGTCAACAGGCCTCAAATTCAAATCCGGCAATGGGCCCAACGAGCTCGATCGAGTAACTGGACCAAAGAAAAACCCTAGGCACCTTTGCATATAAAACCCTAACGCCTCCCACTTCTGTATTTTTCTCACAGGTTAGAGAGAGAGTGAAGAACAACACCGTCCAACAATGTCGAAGCGAGGTACTATTTgatcttatgtatttatttatttatttattgaaaatATAACATTAAGTGTGAGATTTAGGGAACTTTTAGTGTATAAATCTTAATTTACTTTAGAGAGCAAATTTATTTATCGGTAATAGATTGAAATTAGCCTAATATAATAGAGCATGTACAAATGTTTCATATAGTCAACTCTAACTAGTTTGGGGTtgaaatatttaatttttataaatcatagtttttcattttttgaaagtgTAATGTAAAAAGTGTGAGATTTAGTCAACTTTAATTTATGTAACCTTAGAAAACCAATTTAAATTATCAGTCTTATAATGAAATTTGAAGCCTAATGGAGTGGAACAACATGTACATGAAAGCAATCGCCATATGTTCTGTGGAAATTCTTTCTGTATTTTTGTTGTTTGATCGCAtgtattttttgaaatttctgaAAATTTAATGTACAAAGTATGAGATTTAGGGAATTTTTAATTTATATAACTCTTAATTTACCTCAGAAAACAAATGTATTTATTAGAATGAAATGAGAAGCCTAATACAGTTGAACATTTATAGATGCTTCAAGTACTGATGTTTTATATAGTTGATCCGTACTGGTTTTTGGGAATGTAACTTAGTTGATTGATTAATTGTGATTAGTTAAGCGTATTATACTGATGAGCCTAATGGAGTAGTTCATTGATTAACCGGACCCGACTTGATTGAGATTGAAATGTGGCtgattgattaattaattttaatcgaCTAGTTGTGATTGGCTAATTAGTTAATTCCTTAAAATGTAATTTGTGAGCCCTTAGAGTGGAACATATACAAACTATTCGTGTAGTCTAATTTAGTTTGAAATTGTGACTAGTTGATTGATTAGTTATTTTAAAATGTAACTTAAGGACGTGGAGGTTCTGCTGGGAACAAGTTCAGGATGTCGTTGGGTTTACCGGTGGCGGCAACTATTAACTGTGCCGATAACACTGGTGCAAAGAACCTTTACATCATTTCGGTGAAGGGTATCAAGGCAAGGCTTAACAGGTTGCCTTCAGCTTGTGTGGGTGACATGGTTATGGCCACTGTGAAAAAGGGTAAGCCTGATCTCAGAAAGAAGGTTATGCCTGCTGTCGTTGTTCGTCAGCGCAAGCCGTGGCGCCGAAAGGACGGTGTTTTCAtgtactttgaaggtattttcagATACCCTTAATTGGTTTTGTTGTTTTGAAACTGATTTTCTTTTCAGATTGTGAGTTTgctgttttgttttgtttaacCCTTTCCAAAAACACTATAATTTTAGTTTTGGGTTTTCATTAGTTCAAGTTTTTGTCGGTGTCATTTCTTTCTAGTTAGCAAGTTGTTTGTCCATGTAGAGGTAAAAGTGTAGCTGAATATATCATTTCATAATTATAAATTACTGGATTAATATTTGTCTTCCTTGCTACTGTTGTCTTGTTTGTTATATTAcctgtattatttttctctctgtTTGTATATTGGCTCCTTACATGATTATTACTTGTATCTGGGTAGTTCACTGAATTATTGAGAGTGTTTTGAAACGGCTGTTAGAGAGGTCTGCACAGTATATGAAAACTTGTCTGCTGATGCTTCTCTTTTATTTGTGCAGATAATGCTGGTGTAATTGTGAATCCCAAGGGTGAAATGAAGGGTAAGTTATTTTACATTGAGTAGACTTTATTGCTATTTCAAAGGCAAAAGAGATCACTAAAGTTACCTTTAACAATTTTACTTCTGTATCTTTGTTTTTTAAGTCTAGTACTTCCTCCTTCCCAATTTACGTggcattctttccttttttagtcGGTCCCAAAAAAAATGTCACGTTTCCTCATTTGGAAACCTTTTATCTTTGGAGATTCTACTTTTCCCTAATGAATTGATCTACACAGCTACACAAATATCTATGGTTTGTATTAttcaacaaatttcaaaagtctttctttcttAAACCCTGAGAAGTCGAGCACCGTCACATATAGTGCGACGGAGTATTACTTTTGAAGTGTGACCATTCATACAAACACCCATTAGTGATTCATCAACTGTAGCATCTATCAATCCTGCAATTTCAAAACTGACTCATTAAGCGACTCTTGAGAGTGAACTTTAAAACTAATAAGATATGTATTGTTTGACTATCAATGCCCGGTCTATGTTATCTTACCATGTATTCTTTCCTGTTATGTAGGATCTGCCATTACTGGTCCCATTGGGAAAGAGTGTGCTGATCTTTGGCCAAGGATTGCAAGTGCTGCCAATGCTATCGTTTAGTTTGAGAATTGTGTTTTCCAATAGTTTATTTGAGTTTTTGAATATCAGGGAGTTCTTTTCTTGCTAAGAATTATTAGTGCAACTGGCTATGAGAATTTTGCTGTACTCCAAACGTTTTCACCTATGTAGGACGTTACTGTTTCCTTTTCTTGTTGGTGTGTTTATTATGAGTAAAAGGAAAGAAGTTGAATTCATTGATTTTCTTACACTTCCGTAGTTTTATACGAAAAAATCCAAAGGTTTTACTACATATAGCATGATATATGAAGTTAAAATTTAAGGGGCATTGGAATTAAGATGCTTGTCTTTTACTTTGATTAGATGAGCTGAGTGACGAGTCATAACCCAAATTTTACCAACTAAAAACTACTTTTCCTTTTCATCCAAAAATTATTGTAACATAGCATTGACTTACTACAAAACTTTTGTAAATTTAGTCATTTAACAAAAGAACAAATTCTACTGGCGGCTATTTGGTTCTAAAAGCAGAATATGATTTTCTCAAGCAAGTAGCAACACCCACCAAGTTTTAAGGGCTACAAGTGACTTGATTATAGAAATATGGGGCTTGTTTTTATAAATCTTTGTTTCATTATTAATccaatgaaaagggaaagaaagagaAGTTGCAAAGTAACTATCCATAGCAGAGCAAAAAAGAAAAGTCAAATAGAGAAAGAGAGGATATACACAAAGAAGCCGCAACAACAAAGAACAATAATATACCTAGTGAAATTTTACAAGTGGGACCTGAGGAAGATGGTGTATATGTAAACCTTGCTTTTACCTTGTGAAGGTAAAGAGATTGTTTTTGATAGACTAACACAAGAAAAGTATTATCCAGCAGTCATGAATAAGAAATACGATAGTGCATACTAATACGAGCGTAATACTAATACTACTAGTATGGAGAAGAAAAACGCGCGACTACCTACTAGCCTACAACCGTAATCCTCGACCTctacaccctcctatcaaggATTATGTCCTCAATAAGCTGAAGAAGTACCATTttttgcctaatcacctctccctaaTACTTCTTAGGCTTACCTCTGCCTCTCCTAAGTCTCACCATTGTCAACCTCTCATGCCTCCTTACTGGGCATCTGTGCATCTCCTCTTTACATGCACAAACCACTTCAATCTTGCTTTCCGTATCTTGTCCACCACTGAGACTATTCTCACTTTGTCCCAAATATCTTCATATATTCCTAATCGTATCTCTTACTATGCCCATACATCCATCTTAGCATCCTCATTTCCGCTgctttcatcttctggacatgagaGTTCTTGATTGGCCAATTATTCACCTCAAACAACATAGTTGGTCGAACCATCACTCTGTCGAACAAATAAAGTTGCATTTGGTAAGAAGCTCTTTACCTCAAGTAGAACTTCTGACACAAATCCGGGTTATAGTTTTTGCATAAGAGATCAGGCTTATCTTTGGCATCATGTTAAAAGGACAGAAATATCATAGCGCAATAGATGGTATTGGTAGGTATTTTAGGACAAAAATGATGTTAGTATGTTACATACACCACTAGGataagaccccccccccccctcttcctTTTAGATCTTTTTTTTGAAGGTTTGGACCCCTCAGCACAACAGGAAGCATATTTAGTTTGACCAGTATTATCTCAACTATTCCCCACTCACTGTAGATATGAATATGAAATCCAATATTAGTGAACCTGATGCCTAGTTGCCTACATATAGAATCTTTATATACTTAAAAAGAGCATGGCAGATCTCCACTTTTTTGAAGAGTGGGGATGTCAGTTGACTCATTTCTTATTAAGAGGATATTATCCATCTATATATAGTATTAAGAATATTATCACTCTTCAAAATTAAGGTCGTTCAGACTTTGAAAAATTGTGGTTAAAGACCCTGTCTTGAATTCAGAAGTAGTTAAAGGGATGGAAATCTTGAGTTCAACAAGGTTGAAGAAGATCCAAATGTTGAAGTGGTGGCGGAGATGGAATATTTTATCACAGGTACCAGATAACTCTGCTGAAATAGTGGTCAATGTAGGACGAAGAACAAGGATGAATGAATGGTTTGTGCATTATTAGAAAGTCGGTTTTGAGGTTCAAATCTCAGTGGAGACAAGCCCTGAGATGGCGAAGAAACTCTGTGTGCTTCAGCTATGATGCTTACAACTACTCTCAGAATTTTGATGATGGATGCTTTAAGGAACACACTTCACCTTTAGTTCCTTGAAAAATTTTCATGTTGGgtaattttttttaatctgtTTAAATCTTGGTAAGCACTGTTAATCGGTACATATCCTAATTGGAAGTAGCAGTCATTCAATGGAATGGTCGAGGTACATGCAAGTCGACACGACACCTGGCTGAAACATGAAGAGTAGAAGCTATATCCATTTCTTGATATCATGAGTTGGATTGCTATAAGTTAGCAATAGTTAGCTGGTgatctttttcctgttttatacaGAATATTGTGTTGAATCATTTATGTAGAGTCGGTAATTATTGACTACTTTGTATGTGTTCTTACTGACGTTGTATTCAGAATCTAAAAGCGTAAAAATTGCATGGGCGTTCTAtttggtcgccctcatttaacatatacccattttttttaaaacttttaacttatacccactCTTTAAATAACTTCGGCACCCTTTCTcgtcctccttctcctccttcattttcttcttctttcttctgctgctgttggtgctgctatggaaCTTCAGCTATTAAAATTTTGTGTAGACATATCTGGTTCAATGATAAGACGAATGGATCTGCAAGTGGTCATTGTTTGGCACCATGTCCATTTTCACCCTTAACTTTAGGCTGAAGTGAAAGCAATTCACCACAAATTTAGCATCTGAAAGTTCTTTTGTTTACTTAAAAAGAGAGAGGACCAAGTGATTAACAAGAATGGCCTAGGAAATGGGTGATCTTAGACTTTTGATCTTGCTTGGCTAGTGAGCAGAACTTTTAACTTTTGACCTTGAAGATTTGCTCAAGCGGCAAGGGGGAGTCAAAAGTTTAAGATCATCCATTTATAAGGTCATTAAGTATAATTTCCCGAGAGGAAGTGAAGAACCTAATTGAATGTTTTTCGGACCGACCTCCTAAATCTGATACTTCTACCCATCATACAAGGCCCACAAATCCAAACTCGAAATGGTTCAAATATGTATTAAATAGTAAAGTACGGGCCAAGTGCATAGATAACGCAAGATTTTATCctgaaattttaaattaaaaatcttaACTTCAGGACAACGCAAGATATTTTGTCCTTTAAATTTGAACTGAAAAAGTGAAATTGAGAACGCACTggctaattcctaaatagcaACCTTTTAGAGTTGCTACTTGGTGTCATTTCTACGAAAAGTGCTTTCTATCAATTTTGTTTTATCAAAAAATAACTCAAACACGAGAACTTCGATTAAGGATGAATAAGTCATATTCATTCCACCATAACTCTTGGTGGTTTTCTACTCGAATCTGTTTGTACTCTGTTAaaaaagaaacacacacacaaaaaaaaacctATAAATCGTTTCGGTCTCTCAACAAATGTAGTCCATGATCCTAACTCTTCAGCTCTTTAAGGTCAATCCTTAATAAGAAACGTTCTAAGATTAGGTCAATCACTAAGGGAGAGAAATTAGTGTTATTACTATCAGTCTATCATAAAATCGTCACTAAAATAAGGCTGAATACACCTAAAACTACCACTATTTTTCATTTAGACATCTCAAGTATAAGCTTTATTTCGATTGAACACTTGTAGTTGGCCCAAAATGTACCAATCTCCTTTAGGATAGGATCCTCCTTGGTCCTTTTTACATAACACTCTTGGCCGCCCAAGAGGACTGGCTATCTTTCTCTTTATACGCAATATCTTGAAAGGCAAAGAAAAACAGCGCACGGACAAGAAAGGACGACGTACTATGAGACTTTCTGTTTTATTAATCTCTGCGAGCTTAATTCTTCTTCGATATCCATATATTTTCTATATGGTTCAAACAAACATAAGAAATAGCGGGTTCCTGATAGAGGGAAATCCACAGTTATATTCGAAATTTAAGTATATCTTAATCTCTTTTTGCCTTTATTCATTCATTACAACGAGAAATTTCCACTGGATTTATTGTTCTAAAAGCGTAAGTCAGATTTATTTCGCTGACATGATTGATAGCGTGAGTTGCATCTATATAATGCTCATGTTCATTGTCCTCTACTGATGCCTTAGGAGTTTTTTCGATGCATAAATGTACGTTCATATATAATTTCATTTGTAATTACTTTATTTTCTATTAGAAAAACCTACTGATTGTGGTTCAATTTTTAGCAAACTATAGTCGCATCACCCCTAAGAGCGTTCTATcaatctgagtatttagcccagaaTCGAATCCTCAGAGAATTAACATATCAATTACTTTtgttagactcactaaattctacgtaatcaacttcccaGATATTTAAATAACAATTGGTTGGTGATGGTTTaactaactataactgaataaAAGCAAGTAAACTAACAGCCAACTCTGATTGAATTGTAATGCAAGTAAAGAatgatctaaggttatgatttcctcTATTGATGGAATTCCTTCctgttatgtttcacatagatttGCCTAActgtctctatcgatcatgagcactcttattaccgtaaatctctcccgagtaatcacgacaatttactagacgcactctccagagttacgctagctggcttttaatacagctcactttagatcgcactcaaggcttcgttatcaTTAATCCAAcatttaaaccctcggttattgatccctcatatactttgggagtggtgctGTTCAAAAATTacttaaatatgcactctctctcgagtaatacatactaaataagcacaactaattgaggatcctatcaattaactacaacaagaacatagttgaacaaatagagattaaaccgggaaaactatattaacataacacgaagttcatccttcaataggttccatcaaaaccctagactaaggaGTTAGCTACTCATAGTAAGGCAAGATAAAACTACAAAAGTATTCATAATGTGCAATTGAAATaacaaagagaagattgaaaaactctaatggttgattgctcttctcacgcttgttcttgcctccaattcagtctaaaaacaagcttaacctTTGCTTAGGCGAGTTTATTGAGTTTATAAAGGGTTAGGATAAGTTTTTCCCGATTTACATTTTAGTCCCAAAATTTCTGGGCAGTTACACAGTcgaccgcggtcgcggtagaaTGCGGCGCGACCGCGGTGAAACACAACTATTCTGCCTCACTTGCTTGGCCTACCGCGGTCCAGCCGCGGTCGCAGTGGCATCTTGCCCAGTCCTCCTTTGCCTCTTTCTTGCTTATTTTCGTTTGAGTTCTTCTTGATTGGCCTTATATCcacattattgactccaaaacacttCATAGTCTCTTCCTAACTTGGATTAGTCTCTGCAAGgcaaaagaacaccaattagagtattttgttatcatttagccattaaaacaacaataaagtatgGTACATTTAGAGTGTAAATAGCGTTTATATAGTCTATTATCACTACccgaaaaaaaatataaattgtaTACATTAATTTGGGACAAGAAACAATACTTTAAAACCACCAcaattcaaaattcaaatttgTTTACTAGAGGAGCAATATTAATAGGCTGATATTGCTAATATTAAATTTTGATGTACGCTATTGTGGTCTGATCATATTTTTATTCACCAACCAAATATCGAAAAAAAGTATTGATTTACATCGTATTATAATGAATTCACATAGATTCTTTGTGCATGAAATTTGTGTATGACTTTTGCTTTAGTTGTGAATTGTCGTTATCCATTCATATATTCGAATCAAATTATTATTCCTCGCAAAATGTATATCTATGAAATGGCCTTTCTTGTTTTTCATCTATCACAAAATAACGACATAAATACTTATATGTATCATATATTTACACTAATGTAAATAATACATCACGTATgcttttataaaaataattatcacTAAATCATAGTTAATTAATATGCAATCTCACATTAATTTATCACTCAATTATgataaattaatataatttaatGTAAATACTTATGCAAATAATTTTTTACGAAACAACAGAAAGGAAAGAGAGTGAAAGGATATTTTTAAAGTCGCTTCACTATTTTGAGCAGTGATCAGACCAACTCTTTAGCTTCATAAATAATATTGCACCAATGTTCTAGatataaaatctgatttttttttcatatttagtACAAATATTGCTTTTATGTAAATTCAAAATTTTGTTTTTGCTTTATCGAAATAGAATGTGCATTTTTAGAAAATACAACGAAATAAACGTCCGGCAAACCATAGAGTAAGTGAAAACAGGATAATTTTTTATTCGGTTTCTAATATCCATATTAAACTTTGACTAATTAGGAATCGCGTTGCATAAGACCCATAAATAAAGAAAATGCTTTCTTACAAAAAAAAATCGATATTAAAGTTTGAACACGAAACCTTTGATTAGGGGTGtccatggttcggtttggatcggtttttccctaaaaagaaatcaaaccaagtaagtcggtttttcaaatattagaaccaaaccaaaccaattaagtcagttttttctcgattcggtttatgtcagTTTTTCGGTTCTTTCGATTATTTGTCGgctttttcttaaatataagacatacactaccaaatacacatttcggcgaccacattttcaacgtaacattatcaaatcaattgccctttgagaaatctattatttaccaagatatattgatgataattgaatcaaatagtgatgaataatttaagaactcaattaaaaatatattatttttaacataaaatagattcttacacttaacaaaagaaaactaccaattaaattagaatgtaaaggtaaagaactgtactaaatgtgcaaacgattaatatttactataaaaattttaaactttgtataaaaatatacatatatataggtgtaataataaatttaaaatagttactcttatattcggtttggttcggtttgtttaattaaaaccaaaatcaaaccaaatttgatcgatttttaaattttaaaaccaaaacgAAACCAAACTAAACAAAAAAGTATCGGATTTTTTAGtcgatttggtttggttttcggtttgatTCGAATTTTTTATGAACACCCTATCTTTGATTAAATATAAAAAAACTCTGTATATCCTGCCACAATTCTTGACGATTTATTTGGACTCGTGCTAGTTAAATCAAAAGAACCAATCAAATATTggaagcaattaattccaatgtCCAAAGGAGGAAAGAGAAAAAAGGAGtggaaaataatggaaaaattAAACCATATAAGAaattaataatatattatattatgttatatATGATTAGTTGTTTGGTTCAGTTTCTGTTTAACCCTTTTCTTTTGTCCAAATCAAATCTTGACAATTTCTAAATTTAATACCAAatgaattcaaaataaaaaatacacgTAATTTTAGTTACTTTATTTGGTTtggtattttgattttttttaaacctCTTTATTTACCAGGTAAAAGATTTAAAAACAAGAGAAGAATAACAAATAAACGAAGGGcagagaaagaaaatcaaatatcTATATTTCTGGTATTAAACTAGCTGGAATCAGCCCTAAATGTTTTCTATCTAAGAAGATTTACCATAATTACATTTTATTATTAAGATGAacaaaattcataaaatattTAGCTGATACAAAATATTAGCTGATTTTTTTTTATCCGTTCATGTTTTTATAGACAGAGTTATTCGATATTTATactaataaaaaatattaaatattttgtAAAATTAATCGATATGTGCATAAACTGAGCCGAACACTAGAATTATAATAAAAATTTCATCCACTTAATATCGTTTCCTAAACAACAAAAAAAGGTGAACCTCGAAAGGCATATGACTGCGCCTCATGTAAACAAATACCGATTCAGTCCATTTTTACTGTGCAAGAGTCTTAGCCGTAAAAATAGTACGGTataaccagttttcggactggtcattcaaaaatagccagcgtttatcaagtcaatgaaaaatagccactattttgctgtaatagaaatcggtccagcataatatactggagttcggtacacctgtgtatgaactccagcatattatgctggaccagtacaCTTGCtgtaactccagtatattatgctggagttctagtgtacttatgctagaactccatcatattatgctggagttctagcgtacttatcctggaactccagtataatatgttggagtttaaatatacttatgctggaacgtCAGCACAATATattggcgtattttccgggttttgaacagtgttttcgctcagatttatctttatataaaaagtggctaaatttcgattacttttgaaactgggctatttttgaacgaccagttgtaaatctagctatttttaaatttctcccgtCTTAGCCGGTCAGTGGCATGTTGGCCCCTAAGGCACTATTCGTACATTCCAAAAGTTGACTAGTGTTGAACAAGGAGAATTTataaaatcaattaattttacGGTACTATTCGTACCCTCCAAAAGTTGACTAGTGTTGAACGAGGagaattataaaattaattaaatttcaggGTACTATTCGTACACTGTAAAAGTTGACTAGTATTGAACGAGGAgaatttataaaattaattaaatttcaggGTACTATTCGTACACTCTAAAAGTTGACAAGTATTGATCGAGGAgaatttataaaattaattaaattttgtggtaCAATTCGTGCACCCCAAAAGTTGACTAGTGTTGAATGAGAAGAATTTATAATTAAATTTTACGGTACTATTCGTACACCCCAAAAGTTGACTAGTATTGAATGAGAAAAATTTATAATTAAATTTTACGGTACTATTCGTCCACCACAAAAGTTGACTAGTGTTGAAcgagaaaaattataaaattaattaaatttcaaggTACTATTCGTACACTCTAAAAGTTGACTAGTATTGATCGAGGAgaatttataaaattaattaaattttgtggtaCTATTCGTGCACCCCAAAAGTTGACTAGTGTTGAATGAGAAGAATTTATAATTAAATTTTACGGTACTATTCGTACACCCCAAAAGTTGACTAGTATTGAATGAGAAAAATTTATAATTAAATTTTACGGTACTATTCGTCCACCACAAAAGTTGACTAGCGCTGAAcgagaaaaattataaaattaattaaatttcaaggTACTATTCGTACACTCTAAAAGTTGACTAGTATTGATCGAGGAgaatttataaaattaattaaattt contains:
- the LOC104230490 gene encoding large ribosomal subunit protein uL14-like, whose amino-acid sequence is MSKRGRGGSAGNKFRMSLGLPVAATINCADNTGAKNLYIISVKGIKARLNRLPSACVGDMVMATVKKGKPDLRKKVMPAVVVRQRKPWRRKDGVFMYFEDNAGVIVNPKGEMKGSAITGPIGKECADLWPRIASAANAIV